The window CAAATCCTGGCCGCGCCCGTCGGCGCCCGCTGAGATAGGTCAGGCCCGGGTAGGGGTCCCCCCCGTCCCGGTCACATGCTACCGGGGCGGTAGTGGTGCTGGGGGGCAGGGCCCCATATTTGGAAAAAATGAATAAACCTGTAAGGTAAGCTATATACTAAGCCCGAAAGCCGGGCCAAAGGGAGGGTTGTCCATGAAGGCCACGGGCATCGTCAGGCGCATCGATGACCTGGGGCGGGTAGTGATCCCGAAAGAAATACGCCGCACCCTCCGTATCCGCGAGGGTGACCCTCTGGAAATATTCGTAGATCGCGACGGGGAGGTCATCCTCAAGAAGTACTCACCCATCGGGGAACTGGGTGACTTCGCGAAGGAGTACGCCGACTCCCTGTACGAGGCGGTGGGTCAGGTGGCCCTCATCACCGACCGGGACACGGTGGTGGCGGTGTCAGGAGCCCCCAAGAAGGAGTTCCTCAACAAGCCCATCGGATCCCTGGTGGAAACCGCCATGGAAGAGCGCAAGACCCTGGTGGTGGGAGGTAAGGCGGAACCCCGGATTAAGGGAAGCGTGGTTGGGGACGAAGAGGAAGAGACCAAATTCACCGCCGCCGTAATCGCCCCCATCGTGGCGGAGGGCGACCCGCTGGGGGCGGTGTGCATATGCTCCCGCGATCCCGACGTCCAGATGACCCAGCTGGAGATTAAGCTGGCGGAGACCGCCGCCGGGTTCCTGGCCAAGCAGATGGAGCAGTAGAGACGGGGGGACGGCTTGAGGGAGGATAGTTTTCTCCGGGGGGTACTGATCCTCACTCTGGCCGGGCTGGCTGCGCGAGCACTGGGTGCCGTATACCGGGTGTTTCTTTACCCTTTGCTGGGGCCGGAAGGGATCGGCCTGTTCCAGATGGCTTACCCGGTATACAGCACCCTGCTCGTGTTATCC of the Bacillota bacterium genome contains:
- the spoVT gene encoding stage V sporulation protein T — its product is MKATGIVRRIDDLGRVVIPKEIRRTLRIREGDPLEIFVDRDGEVILKKYSPIGELGDFAKEYADSLYEAVGQVALITDRDTVVAVSGAPKKEFLNKPIGSLVETAMEERKTLVVGGKAEPRIKGSVVGDEEEETKFTAAVIAPIVAEGDPLGAVCICSRDPDVQMTQLEIKLAETAAGFLAKQMEQ